In Populus nigra chromosome 1, ddPopNigr1.1, whole genome shotgun sequence, one genomic interval encodes:
- the LOC133689613 gene encoding 65-kDa microtubule-associated protein 8-like, with the protein MGSFQIGMRSSALLETSCGYLLQELQMIWEEVGEDQFEREKVLLDLEQECLEVYRRKVDNANISRARLHQELAESEAEFTHLLLSLGERSLPGRPERKSGTLKEQLDAITPALREMRLRKEERVSQFRSVQGQIQKISAEIAGQSVYNDPITNVKVNENDLSLKKLEEYQIELQRLHNEKNDRLQLVDTYIDTIHDLSSTLGMESSMIITKVHPTLNELCGISKNISDSILEKLHSTVESLKEEKQKRLEKLHQLGKALKNLWNLMDTPYKDCHSFSNVTDLLFLSSDEVSGPGSLALNIIQQAEAEVKRLDQLKASKMKELFFKKQSELDQICNKSHMEIPSQPEMENIINLINLGEIDHADLLMSLDEQISRAKEEASSRKAIMEKVEKWILARDEERWLEEYSMDENRYSVRRGAHKNLQRAERARVIVNKIPVLVASLVTKTESWEEERNKVFLYDGVPLLAMLEEYNISRQEMEEEKQRQRASSSNTLQAKEKKVPSHVVVEQENLIGSRPSTSSRRLSNKSLNGGFSNATPLNRRLSLGPRLLGTNSINSANQGISYINEGRKIQGQKMFLRPDLSSHLRDEAASVVSSFSGPLSP; encoded by the exons ATGGGTTCGTTCCAGATTGGAATGCGGAGCTCTGCATTACTAGAAACATCATGTGGATATCTACTTCAGGAATTGCAG ATGATATGGGAAGAAGTTGGGGAAGATCAGTTTGAACGAGAGAAGGTCCTGCTGGATTTAGAACAAGAGTGCTTAGAGGTTTATAGGAGAAAAGTTGACAATGCAAACATATCAAGAGCTCGCCTGCATCAAGAGCTGGCAGAATCTGAAGCTGAATTCACCCATCTTCTTCTGTCCCTTGGTGAACGATCACTCCCAGGACGG CCAGAAAGAAAGTCAGGAACACTGAAGGAGCAGCTAGATGCGATCACCCCAGCTCTACGGGAGATGCGtttgagaaaagaagagagggtGAGTCAATTTAGATCTGTGCAAggtcaaattcaaaaaatttctgCAGAAATTGCAGGTCAATCAGTGTACAATGACCCGATAACAAATGTCAAGGTAAATGAGAATGATCTTTCATTAAAGAAACTTGAGGAATACCAAATTGAGCTACAAAGGCTGCACAATGAGAAG AATGACAGGCTCCAGCTAGTGGACACATATATTGACACAATCCATGATTTGTCCTCAACATTAGGAATGGAATCCTCCATGATCATAACAAAGGTGCATCCAACTTTGAATGAATTGTGTggaatatcaaaaaatataagtgACAGTATTCTGGAAAAACTCCACAGCACTGTGGAATCtctcaaagaagaaaaacaaaagcgGCTTGAGAAG CTTCATCAGCTCGGAAAGGCACTGAAAAACTTGTGGAATCTAATGGACACGCCCTATAAAGATTGTCACTCATTTTCCAATGTCACGGACTTATTATTTCTCTCATCAGATGAAGTATCAGGTCCTGGAAGCCTTGCTCTAAATATAATCCAGCAG GCTGAAGCTGAAGTCAAGAGACTGGATCAGCTAAAAGCAAGCAAGATGAAAGAGCTTTTTTTCAAGAAACAGAGTGAGTTAGATCAAATATGCAATAAATCACACATGGAGATCCCTTCACAACCAGAGatggaaaatataataaatcttaTAAACTTGG GGGAGATTGACCATGCCGATCTCCTCATGAGCTTGGATGAGCAGATATCAAGAGCAAAAGAGGAAGCTTCTAGCAGGAAGGCTATAATGGAAAAGGTAGAAAAGTGGATATTAGCACGTGATGAGGAGCGCTGGTTAGAAGAATACAGCATG GACGAGAATCGATATTCAGTTCGCAGAGGTGCTCATAAGAATCTGCAACGTGCAGAACGTGCCCGGGTAATAGTTAACAAGATCCCAG TTCTAGTGGCATCGCTCGTAACAAAGACTGAGAGTTGGGAAGAGGAAAGAAACAAAGTATTCCTGTATGATGGA GTACCCCTGCTGGCAATGCTGGAAGAGTATAACATATCGAGGCAGGAGATGGAAGAGGAAAAGCAAAGACAAAGGGCTAGTTCATCCAACACTCTACAGGcaaag GAAAAGAAGGTCCCAAGCCACGTAGTAGTTGAGCAAGAAAATTTGATCGGGTCAAGGCCAAGCACCAGCAGTCGACGTCTTTCAAACAAGAGCTTGAATGGAGGATTTAGCAATGCAACGCCTTTAAACAGAAGGCTTTCTCTTGGTCCCAGACTGCTGGGAACCAACAGCATCAATTCTGCAAATCAAGGAATATCTTACATAAATGAAGGAAGAAAAATCCAGGGGCAAAAGATGTTTCTTCGACCTGACCTCTCTTCTCATCTTCGAGATGAAGCAGCTTCAGTTGTCTCATCATTTTCTGGGCCATTATCTCCCTGA
- the LOC133687075 gene encoding mitochondrial import receptor subunit TOM20-like, which translates to MEFSQDDFDRLLMFEHARKTAEATYARDPLDATNLTKWGEALLELSQFQTVAEAKKMINDAISKLEEALMLNPTSNAMWSIGNANTSYAFLTPDLDEAKSYFDKAANYFQQAVDEDPNNELYRKSLEVCAKAPELHTEIHKHSSSQQIMGGGGSTASSNAKGSKKKTNSDLKYDIFGWIILAVGIVAWVGMAKSNVPPPPR; encoded by the exons ATGGAGTTCTCTCAAGATGACTTCGATCGTCTCTTAATGTTCGAGCACGCTCGTAAAACCGCTGAAGCTACCTACGCTAGAGACCCTCTCGATGCCACA AACTTGACTAAGTGGGGTGAGGCATTGCTGGAATTATCGCAATTTCAAACTGTGGCAGAGGCAAAAAAGATGATAAATG ATGCCATTTCAAAGTTGGAAGAGGCATTAATGTTAAATCCAACATCCAATGCCATGTGGTCTATAGGAAATGCCAATACTTCTTATGCATTTCTGACTCCTGATCTTGACGAAGCTAAAAGTTATTTCGACAAGGCAGCTAATTATTTCCAACAAGCAGTTGATGAG gATCCAAACAACGAGCTTTATCGTAAGTCTTTGGAAGTTTGCGCTAAG GCTCCAGAATTACATACGGAGATCCATAAGCATTCAAGCAGTCAACAGATTATGGGTGGGGGGGGTTCTACTGCTTCTTCAAATGCGAAG GGCTCCAAGAAGAAGACAAACAGTGATCTGAAGTATGATATATTTGGATGGATTATCCTTGCAGTTGGCATCGTTGCTTGGGTGGGGATGGCGAAATCCAATGTTCCTCCTCCTCCAAGATAA
- the LOC133689619 gene encoding DNA polymerase II subunit B3-1, with amino-acid sequence MVESEENKTETTTTRPEFPTGRIKRIMKLDKDTNKVNADALFLVSSSTELFLRFLAEKSAEVAIEKKRKIVKLDHIRAAVKRHHPTSDFLLDSLPLPAQSSEKPASDNTSARTVTDKPAPAGTRRIDQFFAKAASEEVPVLINES; translated from the coding sequence ATGGTAGAATCAGAGGAGAACAAGACAGAAACAACAACAACCCGACCCGAATTCCCAACAGGCCGGATCAAGAGAATCATGAAACTCGACAAAGACACCAACAAGGTCAATGCAGATGCTCTATTCCTCGTCTCCAGCTCCACTGAGTTGTTTCTCCGGTTCCTCGCGGAGAAATCAGCAGAAGTTGCAATCGAGAAGAAGCGAAAGATTGTGAAACTCGATCACATTCGAGCTGCTGTTAAAAGGCACCACCCTACCAGTGATTTTCTCTTAGATTCGCTTCCTTTGCCAGCTCAGTCATCAGAGAAGCCTGCAAGTGATAATACCAGTGCTCGCACCGTGACTGATAAACCAGCCCCGGCTGGCACGCGCCGGATTGATCAGTTTTTCGCTAAGGCGGCAAGTGAAGAAGTTCCGGTTCTGATAAATGAGTCCTAA
- the LOC133682342 gene encoding meiosis-specific protein ASY1-like → MHADCVYWRLDDVIIIRVWHVGRVVWNLLRIAIFNISYIRGLFPEKYFNDKSVPALGVYDALRKKYLKTLLFCVCKTIDGRMIEECTFSFSYSNNESQEVSMNINRTGNKKQGGTFKCNSTTEITPNQMRSSACKMVRTLVQLMRTLDKMPEERTILMKLLYYDDVTPADYEPPFFRGCTEEEAHNAWTKHPLQMEVGNVNSKHFVLALKVKSVLDPCEDGNDDIEGDEFSLGADSEQRDDSSESDKEVNQSQEDQYIVATVYKQCPEEDNGMVDEDDTQDPAEDEQQLGRVKDWVNSYHLDTIELTDILSNFPDISVVLIEKIMDNLVKEGVLLRTGTDASAKPRHQAFEYEYTVVKEEIDGDKAPQVEDFVCMKALYHVLPMKYVTIAKLQNKLDGEANQSTVRKLIDKMTRDGYLEAKGNRRLGKRVIHSTLTEIKLMEVRRFLGNDAMEIDTNEPNNKSNHPEFQKERNDYKDGSTCGFLHSIGSDLTRMKIRSEVNQNGSTRSKQTISKTRNHGNTPTSGAEPVASSRESVFPGKENARANGNTNYFDEADTVICSRSSQDKRSRKTSTVCFNFLTMNWLRSLLFSL, encoded by the exons ATGCATGCTGACTGTGTATACTGGCGTCTTGATGACGTCATCATTATCCGGGTCTGGCACGTGGGTCGGGTCGTCTG gAACCTGCTCCGTATTGCTATATTCAACATCAGTTACATAAGAGGCTTGTTTCCAGAGAAGTATTTCAACGACAAGTCTGTTCCTGCTTTAG GTGTCTATGATGCATTACGGAAAAAATACCTGAAGACACTTTTGTTCTGTGTGTGCAAGACTATAGATGGCCGGATGATCGAGGAGTGCACAT TTTCCTTCAGTTATTCTAATAATGAAAGTCAAGAGGTTTCAATGAATATCAATCGCACTGGAAACAAGAAGCAAGGAGGAACATTCAAGTGTAACTCTACAACTGAAATTACTCCCAATCAGATGAG GAGTTCTGCTTGTAAAATGGTCCGAACACTGGTCCAGCTGATGAGAACTCTGGATAAGATGCCTGAAGAG CGGACAATATTGATGAAGCTCCTCTACTATGATGATGTGACG CCAGCGGATTATGAGCCTCCATTCTTCAGGGGCTGCACAGAAGAAGAAGCCCATAATGCATGGACTAAGCATCCTTTGCAAATGGAGGTTGGGAATGTCAACAGCAAGCATTTTGTATTAGCTCTCAAG GTGAAGAGTGTGCTTGACCCCTGTGAGGACGGAAATGATGATATAGAGGGTGATGAATTTAGTTTAGGAGCTGATTCTGAACAAAGGGATGATTCTTCTGAATCTGACAAAGA GGTTAACCAATCACAAGAAGATCAATACATAGTTGCAACAGTAT ACAAGCAATGTCCAGAGGAAGACAATGGCATGGTTGATGAAG ATGATACACAGGATCCAGCGGAAGATGAGCAGCAATTGGGTAGGGTGAAGGACTGGGTTAACAGTTACCATCTTGATACCATTGAGCTTACTGATATTCTCTCTAATTTTCCAGACATCTCAGTG GTTTTGATTGAAA AAATCATGGACAATCTTGTAAAGGAAGGTGTTTTATTGAGAACTGGAACAGATGCTTCAGCAAAGCCAAG aCATCAGGCCTTTGAGTATGAGTATACTGTGGTGAAAGAGGAAATAGATGGTGACAAAGCTCCTCAGGTTGAGGATTTCGTGTGCATGAAG GCTCTGTATCATGTGCTTCCAATGAAATATGTGACAATTGCAAAGCTTCAGAACAAGCTAGATGGAGAAGCCAATCAGTCTACTGTGCgcaaattaattgataaaatgaCCCGAGATGGCTATCTTGAAGCCAAAGGAAACCGCAGGCTTG GCAAGCGTGTCATTCATTCTACTCTAACTGAGATAAAGCTTATGGAAGTAAGGAGATTCTTGGGAAATGATGCTATG GAAATTGATACTAATGAACCAAATAACAAGTCCAACCATCCAGAATTCCAGAAAGAGA GGAATGATTACAAGGATGGCTCAACATGTGGTTTCCTCCACTCCATTGGTTCAGATCTTACGCGCATGAAGATCAGATCAGAAGTAAATCAAAATGGATCAACTAGGAGTAAACAGACTATCTCTAAGACAAGGAACCATGGAAACACTCCCACAAGCGGGGCTGAG CCTGTTGCTTCTTCAAGAGAGAGTGTCTTTCCAGGAAAGGAGAATGCCAGAGCAAATGGAAACACGAATTACTTTGACGAGGCAGATACAGTTATCTGCAGCAGATCCTCTCAAGATAAGCGGTCTAGAAAGACAAGCACGGTATGCTTCAACTTCCTCACCATGAACTG GTTAAGGAGCCTATTATTCAGTCTATGA